The Nocardioides sp. S5 genome includes a window with the following:
- a CDS encoding MmcQ/YjbR family DNA-binding protein: protein MALADRPLVPKGWVLRIDAVLGALPRCAQEAAWTGTRWRVGGATVAHVFGGEDQVFRITFRGEPDEVAAFEHMGHPYFRSGWGGNVIGMVLDDEAGIDWDELAELLTDSYCLQVPAHLAAQVERPGD, encoded by the coding sequence GTGGCCCTCGCTGACCGACCCCTGGTTCCCAAGGGGTGGGTGCTGCGCATCGACGCCGTGCTCGGGGCGCTGCCGCGGTGCGCGCAGGAGGCGGCGTGGACCGGCACGCGCTGGCGGGTCGGGGGCGCGACGGTGGCCCATGTCTTCGGCGGCGAGGACCAGGTCTTCCGGATCACCTTCCGCGGCGAGCCCGACGAGGTCGCGGCGTTCGAGCACATGGGTCACCCCTACTTCCGCTCCGGCTGGGGTGGCAACGTGATCGGGATGGTCCTCGACGACGAGGCCGGGATCGACTGGGACGAGCTCGCCGAGCTGCTCACCGACTCCTACTGCCTCCAGGTGCCGGCGCACCTCGCCGCGCAGGTCGAGCGCCCCGGCGACTGA
- a CDS encoding heparan-alpha-glucosaminide N-acetyltransferase domain-containing protein, with protein MTATRQGRLVGLDVARCLALLGMVATHVLDARTPDGELATAQWLAGGRASALFAVLAGVSLALMTRKPLRGRPQALRTLGILGRAVLVALLGLALGGLDSGIAVILTYYGVLFVLGIPFTFLRARTLVPLTVAWVVLAPVVSHVVRPYLPERGYENPTFAQLADPGQLASELLLTGYYPVLPWLAYLLAGLALGRLDLRDTRLLGALALGGLGTAVLATRISRALVDPAIASENETGMFGVTPADGDWSWLFVVAPHSATPFDLAQTIGSSVLVIAACLLLERLLPRAATAAVGVVLGAGAATLTLYSLHVVMRTPRVWPEEDASAYATHVAVLLTLGAALRIAGRRGPLEAVAGLPVRLAQRSGTKR; from the coding sequence ATGACCGCGACGCGCCAGGGCCGCCTCGTCGGGCTCGACGTCGCCCGGTGCCTCGCCCTCCTCGGCATGGTCGCCACCCACGTGCTCGACGCCCGCACCCCCGATGGCGAGCTCGCGACCGCGCAGTGGCTGGCCGGGGGCCGCGCCTCGGCGCTCTTCGCGGTGCTCGCCGGGGTGAGCCTCGCGCTGATGACGCGCAAGCCGCTGCGGGGGCGTCCGCAGGCCCTCCGCACCCTCGGCATCCTCGGCCGCGCGGTGCTCGTCGCGCTGCTGGGCCTGGCACTCGGCGGCCTCGACAGCGGCATCGCGGTGATCCTCACCTACTACGGCGTCCTGTTCGTCCTCGGCATCCCGTTCACCTTCCTCCGGGCGCGGACGCTGGTGCCACTGACCGTCGCGTGGGTGGTCCTCGCCCCCGTGGTCTCGCACGTCGTCCGCCCGTACCTGCCCGAGCGCGGCTACGAGAACCCGACGTTCGCGCAGCTGGCCGACCCGGGCCAGCTGGCGAGCGAGCTGCTCCTCACCGGCTACTACCCGGTCCTGCCCTGGCTGGCCTACCTCCTCGCCGGCCTCGCCCTCGGCCGCCTCGACCTGCGCGACACGCGCCTGCTCGGCGCGCTCGCCCTCGGCGGCCTCGGCACCGCGGTGCTCGCCACACGCATCTCGCGCGCCCTCGTCGACCCGGCGATCGCGTCCGAGAACGAGACCGGCATGTTCGGCGTCACCCCGGCCGACGGCGACTGGTCGTGGCTGTTCGTCGTCGCCCCGCACTCGGCGACACCGTTCGACCTGGCGCAGACCATCGGAAGCAGCGTGCTCGTCATCGCCGCCTGCCTGCTGCTCGAGCGCCTCCTGCCCCGCGCTGCGACGGCCGCGGTCGGCGTCGTCCTCGGAGCCGGCGCCGCGACCCTCACCCTCTACAGCCTCCACGTCGTGATGCGTACGCCGCGGGTGTGGCCGGAGGAGGACGCGTCGGCGTACGCCACCCACGTCGCGGTGCTCCTCACGCTCGGCGCCGCGCTCCGGATCGCGGGTCGGCGCGGACCGCTGGAGGCGGTGGCCGGGCTGCCGGTCCGCCTGGCTCAGCGCAGCGGCACGAAGCGGTAG
- a CDS encoding IS481 family transposase has protein sequence MSKARLVITAVVVEKRTVDEVTAAYGVSRSWLYELLARYRDEGEAAFEPRSKAPKTSPRATPPATVDLVLTLRKQLLEAGHDAGADTIAWHLAQHHDVQLSRATIHRILTRHGAVTPEPRKRPRSSYIRFQAAMPNECWQSDFTHYPLTDTATFPKGVEIITWLDDCTRYALHVTAHRAITTTIVTATFRKAAGQHGIPASTLTDNGMVYTVRLASIGHRGGRNGFEHQLRDWHVIQKNSRPNHPTTCGKVERFQQTMKNWLRAQPAQPATIDELQALLDRFRREYNTTRPHRSLPHKATPAALYDAIPKAVPGPSRDTDTHDRIRHDIVDKSGTVTLRIAGQLRHIGVGRTHTRTHVILLIQDLQVRVINAITGELLRELTIDPDHDYQRRTPK, from the coding sequence ATGTCGAAGGCACGCCTGGTCATCACCGCTGTCGTGGTCGAGAAAAGAACAGTCGACGAGGTCACCGCCGCGTACGGGGTGTCCCGTTCCTGGCTCTACGAACTGCTGGCCCGTTACCGAGACGAGGGCGAGGCCGCCTTCGAACCCCGCTCCAAGGCCCCGAAGACCTCACCGCGAGCCACCCCGCCCGCGACTGTCGACCTGGTCCTCACCCTGCGCAAACAACTCCTCGAGGCCGGCCACGACGCCGGCGCCGACACCATCGCCTGGCACCTGGCCCAGCACCACGACGTACAGCTCTCACGTGCCACGATCCACCGCATCCTGACCCGCCACGGCGCCGTCACCCCCGAACCGAGGAAACGACCCCGGTCGTCCTACATCCGGTTCCAGGCCGCGATGCCCAACGAGTGCTGGCAGTCCGACTTCACCCACTACCCCCTCACCGACACCGCGACGTTCCCCAAAGGTGTCGAGATCATCACCTGGCTCGACGACTGCACCCGCTACGCACTCCACGTGACCGCCCACCGGGCGATCACCACCACGATCGTGACGGCCACCTTCCGCAAAGCCGCAGGTCAGCACGGCATCCCCGCATCCACGCTGACCGACAACGGCATGGTCTACACCGTCCGCCTGGCCAGCATCGGACACCGCGGCGGCCGCAACGGATTCGAGCACCAGCTCCGCGACTGGCACGTCATCCAGAAGAACTCCCGGCCCAACCACCCCACCACCTGCGGGAAAGTGGAGAGGTTCCAGCAGACGATGAAGAACTGGCTACGCGCCCAACCCGCACAGCCCGCCACCATCGACGAGCTACAGGCCCTGCTGGACCGGTTCCGCCGCGAGTACAACACCACCCGGCCCCACCGCTCGCTACCACACAAGGCCACCCCCGCAGCGCTCTACGACGCCATCCCCAAAGCCGTCCCCGGCCCCAGCCGCGACACCGACACCCACGACCGCATCCGACACGACATCGTCGACAAGTCCGGCACCGTCACCCTGCGCATCGCCGGCCAACTGCGCCACATCGGCGTCGGACGAACCCACACCCGAACCCACGTCATCCTGCTCATCCAGGACCTACAGGTGCGCGTCATCAACGCCATCACCGGCGAACTCCTCCGCGAGCTCACCATCGACCCCGACCACGACTACCAACGCAGAACCCCGAAATGA
- a CDS encoding biotin carboxylase N-terminal domain-containing protein, with protein sequence MIQRLLVANRGEIARRVFATCRRLGIETVAVHSDADASLPYVAEADHAVRLPGNAPADTYLRIDLVVEAAQRSGADAVHPGYGFLSENADLARAVLAAGLTWVGPPPEAIEAMGDKVRAKEIAEKAGVPVLAAPSDPTEADLPLLVKASAGGGGRGMRVVRTLDRLEAEIEAARAEAESAFGDGTVFVEPYVEAGRHVEVQVVATADRAVALGTRDCSVQRRHQKVVEEAPAPGLPAATEAAMCEAAERLAADIGYRGAGTVEFLYDPAADRWFFLEMNTRLQVEHPVTELVQEVDLVELQLAVAEGQVPDVQRMPAKGHAVEVRLYAEDATYTPQSGALVTFDLPSDVEFGPLSGAGVRVDSGFASGDEVSTFYDAMLAKVMAWAPTREQAVRMLVAALRRARIHGVTTNRDQLVAILSDPVFVAGDMTTTWLESRPISAESPADSTPRDRANLVAGALMLAAADAERRTVQQGVPAAWRNVVSQPQRTTFEGHDPVEWWGTRDGFDVQGVAVLEVSPTRVRLEVDGVTGRWDGLIDVDQRTGTREVWVDGAVGSVRLREVPRFTDPADAVASGSLLAPMPGTVVKVVAEVGATVSAGDAVLVLEAMKMQHTVTAPHDGTVAEINVEPGAQVASGEVLAVVATEQPEEHA encoded by the coding sequence GTGATCCAACGTCTCCTCGTCGCCAACCGGGGCGAGATCGCCCGCCGGGTCTTCGCCACCTGCCGGCGGCTCGGCATCGAGACCGTCGCCGTCCACTCCGACGCGGACGCCTCGCTGCCCTACGTCGCCGAGGCCGACCACGCCGTACGCCTCCCGGGCAACGCACCCGCGGACACCTACCTCCGCATCGACCTGGTCGTGGAGGCCGCGCAGCGCTCGGGCGCCGATGCGGTCCACCCCGGCTACGGTTTCCTGTCCGAGAACGCCGACCTCGCCCGCGCGGTCCTCGCTGCCGGTCTCACCTGGGTCGGCCCGCCGCCGGAGGCGATCGAGGCGATGGGCGACAAGGTCCGCGCCAAGGAGATCGCCGAGAAGGCCGGCGTCCCCGTGCTCGCCGCGCCGTCCGACCCGACCGAGGCCGACCTGCCCCTGCTCGTCAAGGCGTCGGCCGGCGGCGGAGGCCGCGGGATGCGGGTCGTACGCACCCTCGACCGGCTCGAGGCGGAGATCGAGGCCGCGCGCGCCGAGGCCGAGTCGGCCTTCGGCGACGGCACCGTCTTCGTGGAGCCGTACGTCGAGGCCGGCCGCCACGTCGAGGTGCAGGTCGTCGCGACAGCGGACCGCGCCGTCGCCCTCGGCACCCGTGACTGCTCGGTCCAGCGGCGCCACCAGAAGGTGGTCGAGGAGGCCCCCGCCCCGGGGCTTCCCGCCGCCACCGAGGCGGCCATGTGCGAGGCGGCCGAGCGGCTGGCCGCCGACATCGGTTACCGCGGCGCCGGGACGGTGGAGTTCCTCTACGACCCCGCTGCCGACCGTTGGTTCTTCCTCGAGATGAACACCCGTCTCCAGGTCGAGCACCCGGTCACCGAGCTCGTGCAGGAGGTCGACCTCGTCGAGCTCCAGCTCGCCGTCGCCGAGGGGCAGGTCCCCGACGTCCAGCGGATGCCGGCGAAGGGGCACGCGGTCGAGGTACGCCTCTACGCCGAGGACGCGACGTACACGCCGCAGAGCGGTGCGCTGGTCACCTTCGACCTGCCGTCGGACGTCGAGTTCGGACCGCTCTCGGGTGCGGGCGTGCGGGTCGACAGCGGGTTCGCGTCGGGGGACGAGGTCTCCACCTTCTACGACGCGATGCTGGCCAAGGTGATGGCGTGGGCGCCGACGCGCGAGCAGGCAGTCCGGATGCTCGTCGCAGCCCTGCGCCGCGCTCGCATCCACGGGGTCACGACCAACCGCGACCAGCTCGTCGCGATCCTCAGCGACCCGGTCTTCGTCGCCGGGGACATGACGACCACCTGGCTGGAGTCACGTCCGATTTCCGCTGAGTCTCCTGCAGACTCAACCCCTAGGGACCGCGCGAACCTCGTGGCGGGGGCCCTGATGCTGGCCGCGGCCGACGCGGAGCGGCGTACGGTCCAGCAGGGCGTCCCGGCCGCCTGGCGCAACGTCGTCAGCCAGCCGCAGCGCACCACCTTCGAGGGCCACGACCCCGTCGAGTGGTGGGGGACCCGCGACGGCTTCGACGTCCAGGGCGTGGCGGTCCTCGAGGTCTCGCCGACCCGGGTGAGGCTCGAGGTCGACGGCGTCACCGGGCGGTGGGACGGACTCATCGACGTCGACCAGCGCACCGGCACGCGTGAGGTCTGGGTCGACGGCGCCGTTGGGTCCGTCCGGCTGCGCGAGGTCCCGCGCTTCACCGACCCGGCAGACGCGGTGGCGAGCGGTTCCCTGCTCGCGCCGATGCCGGGCACGGTCGTGAAGGTCGTCGCCGAGGTCGGCGCGACCGTCTCCGCGGGCGACGCCGTGCTCGTCCTGGAGGCCATGAAGATGCAGCACACGGTGACCGCGCCGCACGACGGCACGGTCGCCGAGATCAACGTCGAGCCCGGTGCGCAGGTCGCGTCCGGGGAAGTCCTGGCAGTCGTGGCCACCGAACAACCCGAGGAGCACGCATGA
- a CDS encoding FAD-binding oxidoreductase, which produces MTTLDIPATDTDALAGDFAGQLITATHPAYDDQRRIWNGEIDRRPAVLAQCEGASDVSAALRWARAHDLPVAVRGGGHGIAGHSLVDDGVVVDLSGMRGTVVDPLARTVSAQGGALNAHVDRESQAFGLAMTSGYISHTGIGGLTLGGGIGHLMRRTGLAIDALRSCQVVTADGSIVHASETENADLFWGLRGGGGNFGVVTDFTFDLQPLGPTILAGLVAWPADEAPTVLAFLRDFIADAPDEVGLMANLRLAPALPLFPEHLHGRPIIGLVATYAGDVDEGERVLAPVRALGHPVLDTIAPKAYAAHQKFLDPAVPHGRHYYWKSHRLGPLTDDIIDTICEHLATISSPLSTVPIFSFGGAVSRVPDDATAFPHRDASHDINIVASWLPEEAGDADRHRAWVRGFFDALAPHSRGVYVNFTSDDAQTRVQEAYSPAQWSRLRTIKTTWDPDNVFRGNANIPPLA; this is translated from the coding sequence ATGACCACGCTCGACATCCCCGCCACCGACACCGACGCGCTGGCCGGCGACTTCGCCGGACAGCTCATCACCGCCACCCATCCGGCGTACGACGACCAGCGCCGCATCTGGAACGGCGAGATCGACCGCCGTCCGGCCGTGCTCGCCCAGTGCGAGGGAGCGAGCGACGTGTCCGCCGCGCTGCGGTGGGCCCGCGCCCACGACCTGCCCGTCGCCGTGCGCGGGGGCGGCCACGGCATCGCCGGCCACTCGCTCGTCGACGACGGCGTCGTCGTCGACCTGTCCGGGATGCGGGGCACGGTGGTGGACCCGCTGGCGCGCACCGTGTCGGCGCAGGGTGGCGCGCTCAACGCCCACGTCGACCGGGAGAGCCAGGCCTTCGGGCTCGCGATGACGAGCGGCTACATCAGCCACACCGGCATCGGCGGGCTGACGCTCGGCGGCGGCATCGGCCACCTGATGCGCAGGACGGGCCTCGCGATCGACGCCCTGCGCTCCTGCCAGGTCGTCACTGCCGACGGATCGATCGTGCACGCGTCGGAGACCGAGAACGCCGACCTGTTCTGGGGCCTGCGTGGCGGCGGTGGCAACTTCGGCGTGGTCACCGACTTCACGTTCGACCTCCAGCCGCTGGGCCCCACGATCCTCGCCGGGCTCGTCGCCTGGCCCGCCGACGAGGCACCGACGGTGCTGGCGTTCCTGCGCGACTTCATCGCCGACGCGCCCGACGAGGTCGGGCTGATGGCCAACCTCCGGCTGGCACCGGCGCTCCCGCTGTTCCCCGAGCACCTGCACGGCCGGCCGATCATCGGCCTCGTGGCGACGTACGCCGGCGACGTCGATGAGGGCGAGCGGGTGCTCGCGCCGGTGCGGGCGCTCGGCCACCCGGTGCTCGACACGATCGCACCGAAGGCCTACGCGGCACACCAGAAGTTCCTCGACCCGGCGGTGCCGCACGGGCGGCACTACTACTGGAAGTCGCACCGCCTCGGTCCGCTCACCGACGACATCATCGACACGATCTGCGAGCACCTCGCGACCATCAGCAGCCCGCTCTCGACGGTGCCGATCTTCAGCTTCGGCGGCGCGGTGAGCCGGGTGCCCGACGACGCCACCGCGTTCCCCCACCGCGACGCCAGCCACGACATCAACATCGTCGCGTCCTGGCTTCCGGAGGAGGCCGGCGACGCCGACCGCCATCGCGCGTGGGTGCGGGGATTCTTCGACGCCCTCGCCCCGCACAGCCGCGGCGTCTACGTGAACTTCACCAGCGACGACGCCCAGACCCGCGTGCAGGAGGCCTACAGCCCCGCGCAGTGGTCGCGGCTGCGGACGATCAAGACGACGTGGGACCCCGACAACGTCTTCCGGGGGAACGCCAACATCCCGCCGCTGGCGTGA
- a CDS encoding helix-turn-helix domain-containing protein, with protein sequence MATTYGQFCPVAMASEVLTERWTPLVVRELMCGSTRFNDLRRGVPLMSPALLSKRLKTLERVGVVDHVGGEYHLTAAGRELRPVIESMGVWGQRWARGDVIAKHYDASLLMWDIHRNVDVDTLPERRVVVHFHLRGSSDRKSHFWLVLDSPSVDLCLTDPGHDVDVEVAGHVETMIDYWMGRRDLLGAVRAGDLAVTGPRPLVRALPTWFTRSTFASVPLPETEAV encoded by the coding sequence ATGGCAACCACCTACGGTCAGTTCTGCCCGGTCGCGATGGCCTCGGAGGTGCTCACCGAGAGGTGGACGCCGCTCGTGGTCCGCGAGCTCATGTGCGGCAGCACGCGCTTCAACGACCTCCGTCGCGGGGTCCCGCTCATGTCACCGGCACTGCTGTCCAAGCGGCTCAAGACCCTCGAGCGCGTCGGGGTGGTCGATCACGTCGGCGGTGAGTACCACCTGACCGCCGCGGGCCGGGAGCTGCGACCGGTGATCGAGTCGATGGGCGTCTGGGGCCAGCGCTGGGCGCGCGGCGACGTCATCGCCAAGCACTACGACGCCTCGCTGCTGATGTGGGACATCCACCGCAACGTCGACGTCGACACGCTGCCCGAGCGGCGCGTCGTCGTGCACTTCCACCTTCGCGGGTCCAGCGACCGCAAGAGTCACTTCTGGCTGGTGCTGGACTCGCCGTCGGTCGACCTGTGCCTGACCGACCCGGGCCACGACGTCGACGTGGAGGTGGCCGGCCACGTCGAGACGATGATCGACTACTGGATGGGGCGACGTGACCTGCTCGGCGCGGTGCGGGCGGGCGACCTGGCCGTGACGGGTCCGCGCCCGCTCGTACGCGCTCTGCCGACGTGGTTCACGCGCAGCACCTTCGCGTCGGTGCCGTTGCCCGAGACGGAGGCGGTCTGA
- a CDS encoding acyl-CoA carboxylase subunit beta — protein sequence MSNREAMLEKLTDLDAQHAVAVAGGGEKYVDRHHARGKLTARERIELLLDPGSAFLELSPLAGWGSDFTVGASVVTGIGVVEGVECMISANDPTVKGGASNPWTVKKIFRASQIAEENDLPTISLVESGGADLPTQKEIFIPGGKLFRDLTRASARRQPTIALVFGNSTAGGAYVPGMSDYTVFVRGGAKVFLGGPPLVKMATGEESDDESLGGAEMHARVSGLADYLAEDEHDAIRIGRRIVARLNRRRVAIPGYPGNLEPHPRNFGGEPRRSPGTRGTPHGRAAAFAEPDADPEGLLDLIPTDLKEPFDPREVIVRIVDGTSEHNGRPFDEFKPLYGTSLVTGWAELHGQPIGILANAQGVLFSEEAQKATQFIQLANSSHTPLLFLHNTTGYMVGKDYEQGGIIKHGAMMINAVSNSTVPHLSVIMGASYGAGNYGMNGRAFDPRFLFTWPSAKSAVMGPAQLAGVLEIVAQQSAESKGEVFDAEGFKGVKDYVEASVEEQSLPYFLSGMLYDDGVIDPRDTRTVLAICLSVIAHAPIRGADRFGVFRP from the coding sequence ATGAGCAACCGCGAGGCCATGCTCGAGAAGCTCACCGACCTCGACGCCCAGCACGCGGTCGCCGTCGCCGGTGGGGGAGAGAAGTACGTCGACCGCCACCACGCCCGCGGCAAGCTCACCGCGCGCGAGCGGATCGAGCTGCTGCTCGACCCCGGATCGGCGTTCCTCGAGCTCTCGCCGCTCGCCGGGTGGGGCTCGGACTTCACCGTCGGCGCCTCCGTGGTCACCGGCATCGGCGTGGTCGAGGGCGTGGAGTGCATGATCAGCGCCAACGACCCCACCGTGAAGGGCGGCGCCAGCAACCCCTGGACGGTGAAGAAGATCTTCCGGGCCTCGCAGATCGCCGAGGAGAACGACCTCCCGACGATCTCGCTGGTCGAGTCCGGCGGTGCGGACCTGCCGACGCAGAAGGAGATCTTCATCCCCGGCGGCAAGCTCTTCCGCGACCTGACCCGCGCCTCGGCGCGACGCCAGCCCACGATCGCGCTCGTCTTCGGCAACTCGACCGCCGGTGGGGCGTACGTCCCCGGCATGAGCGACTACACCGTCTTCGTGCGCGGTGGGGCCAAGGTGTTCCTCGGCGGCCCGCCGCTGGTGAAGATGGCCACCGGCGAGGAGTCCGACGACGAGTCGCTCGGTGGTGCGGAGATGCACGCCCGCGTGTCCGGGCTCGCCGACTACCTCGCCGAGGACGAGCACGACGCGATCCGGATCGGGCGACGGATCGTGGCCCGGCTCAACCGGCGCCGTGTCGCGATCCCCGGGTACCCGGGGAATCTGGAGCCTCACCCCCGAAACTTCGGGGGGGAACCTCGACGTTCCCCGGGTACCCGGGGAACGCCACATGGCCGGGCCGCCGCCTTCGCCGAGCCCGACGCCGACCCCGAGGGCCTCCTCGACCTCATCCCGACCGACCTCAAGGAGCCGTTCGACCCCCGCGAGGTCATCGTGCGGATCGTCGACGGCACGAGCGAGCACAACGGCCGGCCCTTCGACGAGTTCAAGCCGCTCTACGGCACCTCGCTCGTCACCGGCTGGGCCGAGCTCCACGGTCAGCCGATCGGCATCCTGGCCAACGCGCAGGGCGTGCTGTTCTCCGAGGAGGCGCAGAAGGCGACGCAGTTCATCCAGCTCGCCAACTCCTCGCACACGCCGCTGCTGTTCCTGCACAACACGACCGGCTACATGGTCGGCAAGGACTACGAGCAGGGCGGCATCATCAAGCACGGCGCGATGATGATCAACGCGGTCTCCAACTCCACCGTGCCGCACCTGAGCGTGATCATGGGCGCGTCCTACGGCGCCGGCAACTACGGCATGAACGGCCGCGCCTTCGACCCGCGCTTCCTCTTCACCTGGCCCAGCGCGAAGTCCGCCGTCATGGGCCCGGCCCAGCTCGCCGGCGTCCTCGAGATCGTCGCCCAGCAGTCCGCGGAGTCCAAGGGCGAGGTCTTCGACGCCGAGGGCTTCAAGGGCGTCAAGGACTACGTCGAGGCCTCGGTCGAGGAGCAGTCCCTGCCCTACTTCCTCTCCGGGATGCTCTACGACGACGGCGTCATCGACCCGCGCGACACCCGCACCGTGCTCGCCATCTGCCTCAGCGTCATCGCCCATGCGCCGATCCGGGGCGCCGACCGATTCGGGGTGTTCCGCCCGTGA
- a CDS encoding acyl-CoA dehydrogenase family protein, translating to MTTFTETEERQELRRQVAKLAKGYGRDWFVQRARSGEKTTELWMEIAKAGYLGVNIPEEYGGGGGGIGDVAAVCEELAAQGCPLLMMVVSPAICGTVIARYGTPEQKQRWLPGICDGTATMAFAITEPDAGTNSHNITTTACRDGDEWVLKGQKIYISGVDEAENVLVVARAEDERTGRLKPCLFVVPTGSAGFEFTAIPMEIVSPEKQFQVFIDDVRLPADALVGDEDGGLVQLFAGLNPERIMAASFSTGLARHALEKASAYAKERTVFKAPIGSHQAIAHPLAMAHIENELARLMTQKASALVDAGDDMAAGEAANMAKYAAAEAAVHAVDAAVQTHGGNGITQEYGMAGLLVAARAGRIAPVSREMILNFVAMHSLGLPKSY from the coding sequence ATGACCACCTTCACCGAGACCGAGGAGCGCCAGGAGCTGCGGCGCCAGGTCGCCAAGCTCGCGAAGGGCTACGGCCGCGACTGGTTCGTCCAGCGCGCCCGCTCGGGCGAGAAGACCACCGAGCTGTGGATGGAGATCGCCAAGGCGGGCTACCTCGGGGTCAACATCCCGGAGGAGTACGGCGGCGGGGGCGGCGGGATCGGCGACGTGGCCGCGGTCTGCGAGGAGCTCGCCGCGCAGGGCTGCCCGCTGCTGATGATGGTCGTCAGCCCGGCGATCTGCGGCACCGTCATCGCGCGCTACGGCACGCCGGAGCAGAAGCAGCGCTGGCTGCCCGGCATCTGCGACGGCACCGCCACCATGGCCTTCGCCATCACCGAGCCCGACGCCGGCACGAACTCCCACAACATCACGACCACCGCGTGCCGCGACGGCGACGAGTGGGTGCTCAAGGGCCAGAAGATCTACATCTCCGGTGTCGACGAGGCCGAGAACGTCCTGGTCGTCGCCCGTGCTGAGGACGAGCGGACCGGCAGGCTCAAGCCGTGCCTCTTCGTGGTGCCGACTGGCTCCGCGGGCTTCGAGTTCACCGCGATCCCGATGGAGATCGTCAGCCCGGAGAAGCAGTTCCAGGTCTTCATCGACGACGTCCGCCTCCCCGCCGACGCGCTCGTCGGCGACGAGGACGGCGGACTGGTGCAGCTCTTCGCGGGCCTCAACCCCGAGCGGATCATGGCGGCCTCCTTCTCGACCGGGCTGGCGCGCCACGCCCTCGAGAAGGCGTCGGCGTACGCCAAGGAGCGCACGGTCTTCAAGGCGCCGATCGGCTCGCACCAGGCGATCGCCCACCCGCTCGCCATGGCGCACATCGAGAACGAGCTGGCCCGGCTGATGACCCAGAAGGCGTCCGCGCTGGTCGACGCCGGCGACGACATGGCGGCCGGCGAGGCGGCGAACATGGCTAAGTACGCCGCCGCCGAGGCAGCGGTGCACGCGGTCGACGCCGCGGTGCAGACCCATGGTGGCAACGGCATCACGCAGGAGTACGGCATGGCCGGGCTGCTCGTCGCCGCGCGCGCGGGCCGGATCGCGCCGGTCAGCCGGGAGATGATCCTGAACTTCGTCGCGATGCACTCGCTGGGGCTGCCGAAGTCCTACTGA
- a CDS encoding SRPBCC family protein, producing MKLLPSLGDEVSVWMDAPPAEVWDLVSDVTRIGEFSPETFEAKWTRGSTGPEVGAYFAGHVKRNGVGPTYWSPCRVTACEPEKVFEFSVGTDAVTVNNWGYRLEPKDGGTLVTEYFRMEPSLFTRVYWTLLGALRGRTNRKGMRTTLERMKAVVEA from the coding sequence ATGAAGCTGTTGCCGTCCCTGGGCGATGAGGTGTCGGTCTGGATGGACGCCCCGCCCGCCGAGGTCTGGGACCTCGTCAGCGACGTCACGCGGATCGGGGAGTTCAGCCCCGAGACGTTCGAGGCCAAGTGGACCCGCGGCTCCACCGGCCCCGAGGTGGGTGCCTACTTCGCCGGTCACGTGAAGCGCAACGGCGTGGGACCGACGTACTGGTCGCCGTGCCGCGTCACGGCGTGCGAGCCCGAGAAGGTCTTCGAGTTCTCCGTCGGCACCGACGCGGTGACGGTCAACAACTGGGGCTACCGGCTCGAGCCGAAGGACGGCGGCACCCTCGTCACGGAGTACTTCCGGATGGAGCCGTCGCTGTTCACGCGCGTCTACTGGACCCTCCTCGGCGCGCTGCGCGGACGCACCAACCGCAAGGGGATGCGCACGACGCTGGAGCGGATGAAGGCCGTGGTGGAGGCATGA